DNA sequence from the Schistocerca americana isolate TAMUIC-IGC-003095 chromosome 2, iqSchAmer2.1, whole genome shotgun sequence genome:
TGAATATGCTTACTCACAAGTTTATGGAACAAAATTAGGGAAAAAATATTTTAGGCAGAAATTTTGctgttatgcaacttgcaaattTTTGTGACTAGTTGCTGTGCTGAACGTGTggattcttttctgaaaatattctgAAGAGTTATAAAACATTTTGTTGTATGTTACATTTGCTTTCTACATGTAACTGAATTCAGATGTTCACTTATTAAGATGGCAGGTAAGTACACTTGTAAACCTAGGCATTGTTTTGCACATATTCTCATGTTGGTCAATATAAGATATCATTTTGGTGCTGCATATTTGACACTTGTTCTCTAAATCTCACTCATATTGAAAGAAAGTTACCAGGTTACTCCAAATTCATTTGTGAGAAAAGCTTTGCTCTAAGTGGTTCAAAGCAATCCTCACTGGAGTACAATCTGTTGCTGCTGTGTAATCCTTATCCTGCTGCTGAAAGCTTTTGATATTACATTTCCAGTTGAACtgaatatatatttaaattttgtacatgcTTATGGAGAATCTTTGATGACATCATTCAGGTATGTTCTTCTTTAGAGTTTCAAGTATTTGATTTAGCAACATGTTATTTTGGTGCTCAGTCTCTTCAAGTTTACTCAAAAGATCTGCAAATTCATTTAGTTTCTGTTGAAACACATCAAAATGAGTTTCATTTTTTTGAAGTTCTTCTTTTGTGTTGGTGATAGCTTTTTCCACACTCTCTCTCAATAAGTTTTGCCTGCTTCCCAGATTTTCTTGCTCCTgaagaattttctcattttgatatCTTACATTGTCAATCTCTGATGAAAGGTTACGTAGTCTTTGGTGAAATACGTGTTCCGTGTCATATGGAAATGCTCTGTGTGGGCTGTCAGGAGAGACAAAACCTCTCTCTGTATGGCTGTAGTTTCCATTATGCtgcaacacaagaaaaattttgtAAGACTGGTTACATTCTTAAATATGtactttatttttaagtaattgtCAAAAATATTACAGTAGTGGAAAAAGATGAAGTTAAATTTCTGTAATGTACGCATTTTAGTAGGGTATATGACTATTATAAGAGGTGATGCACTTTTGAGCAGATTCTCATGGACAAAAATTTCAGTGTTTTGAGTTGCCTGTCATATGACTCCATAGAGCTGATTATAGAACTGTTATATGTCATCTTGGGAAATAGTGTTCTATACTGTTACCATGTGCTGTTTGAGTTGGTTAGGCATCATTGCTGACAGTTACCAGACAGGACCAGATGCTGTCTCaccacatgctcaatggggaaacAGGTTTGATGATTGTTTTGGCCATGGTTGTTGATGGCCAGATGGCATAGGATAATATGATAAATTTACACAAGGGCATCATCCATTGGGAGAGCAGATTTGCTGACTTACAGGAACATCCACAGAATAAGCTGGATTATGTTATAAATTGTGTTCAGTATTTTCCTAACACTCCTTAGAGTTGTATAGGCATTGTAAGCTGTGCATTGTCACACAATGACGGCCAGAGTTGGTCGTGTTTATAAGTGTTACATTCCTGGCTGTTGTGCTCACTAGTGGCCTTCACAGACACCACGGCTAATCAATGAAAATCGAAGGGCTCCACACACGAGCAACAGATAGCTGCGATCCATGTCATGATATAACATGCAACTGGTTGCCCACCTAAACTTCAATAATATGTGtaattgtttcataaataactcaaaatcagCATATGGACCCTAGTGTTTCGTGACTACTACTGTGAACTACTCATCCGTTCTACTTCCACACCACAAGCTTCAGAATGCTCATCACTGCAAAGCTGGAAGGTGTATTTTGCATTACTTCTTAATATAAATGGCAACTACAGCCCCCATTTCACatctcagagtggttcgtgggccCTGAATAACTATTAATTCTAATGTAAAGATCTTACTCAATTTGGGCAaagggaaacaaaacaaaactgcacaACTACACTTAATAAATAGAGAACCAAGTCCCATCGTTATTGCCACATATCACTACTTAACAGTCATACTGCATGTACAGGCCACATTCGATCCATCAGATTGCCCAGAATTTCCATGCGATTAGTGACTGACTGCTACGATTTGCCCACACACAAGTGCTTTACGAAGTGGTCGGTCACACAAGTGACAGATCGCTTCAATCTATGGCTTGTGTGGGGTTATAAAGAAATAAACATTTGACTGAAGTCTTCAGCAACAGAAGTCAAAACAAAATCTGCTTTCTTCACTATATATCAATTTGTTCTGTTTAGCCCTCCAGTTGTGTTTTTCATTTCACAATCAGAGGAAGGGCGCATGGTTGTGAGGCGTGAGGGAAAGCTTGATGAGTAGCCATTGTTGGTATTCCAGCTTCCAGCAAATCATAACTGGATGACGCTCTGTGTACAATCTTATTCCTAATTTCTACTATAACTGTGTAATCAACAGTTGCTGAATATGCATGTGTCTGCCATCCAGAACCATGGCAGTGAGTGTGTACTCCTTCGTGTCACTACTGGCACCAACATTATTACAGTTGACTCCTCATTTCCAGGATGCTGGGCAATTGTTTGGAAGGGCCATCCAGGCTCCTGATGACCAACAATATGACATCTGAAATTCAGTTTACTCCACATATTTTCACATGTCTACTTTTTGTGCTCTGAAACACCGGACCACTCTTTCAGCAATTCACcataaatattgtggaaatggaaagtgctcttGATGTGCGGTTTTTACAGAATTGATCAGTAGTCAGaggcttgtattgttagccaataaacaaattgaaagaaTACTTACAAAGAGtagtttttgtgcaaacatacattttttaaatggaacaatgcctattgacattaacaaactgaaagtagggtaaattagaatgtcagtggtgtttgttctaGTTGTTTACAAggtatattttgaaaagttccgacACCAACACTCGTTGGGCTTTCAACCTGCATAGTTGTTAGGtaaaatgttgttatgtttgcttacagtgtgtttgtagGTTCCTCGAGTGCATtgcaacttgctagtcagttaatATGTAACAgttcaagcagtaggtcgtgaatggacgatggctttttctgcgttggtaaatcctGACATGCtcttggtgtatggagagtgtaggaagattcCAGTTCGATTGTGTACAATGTATGTGGCAAGATATCTCATTAGATGTCAACCATCTTGGCAATTTTTTATCAACCTGTTCATCCAGTAGTAGCTTAAAGGCTAGACAAAGTAACATAAAGAAACAAGTGACAACAGTAGAGGGGGAAACTAATGTTCTTGCTGCAGTTGCAGTTGATCTGCATGTTAGCTCTTGTGCCCTATCAAAGTTCTCTTCATCAAGAGATGCATGTAAATAATTATGAGGATCATGTCAACTTCCATACGTGGGCATTAAGACTTGATACTTCAGAtgtgtcatgtatcttgtttagtgatgcaACCACAATTACTAATCATGGCTTGGTAAATTGCTGAAACATGTGCTATTGATCCTTTGGTAGTCCCTTTTGGCTTATTAAAGTGGAATATCAGCACCCACGGAGTGTAAATGTGTGATATGTCAGCTCATAGGCCTGTTTTTCATAGAAGGAATACTAAATGTGCACAAGATCGTAGTCACTTAACAGGTCATCTTCCACGGATTCTAGATGTtcttctgcagactaggaggaacctgtggtaccaaatgatggctgtccagtccatagcgcacaaagtactacagcatgtcctcACCTATTGTTTACTAATTGTTGGATTGGAAGCAGAGGATCTGTATCTTGGCCAGCCCATTCCCTGGGTTTAAtgtctgtagacttttttctgtagggaaagctgaaagatgcagTCTACAAGGATTGAGAGCTTGATTAATTTAGGGGGGTTATGGGACTAAACGGTGAGGTCATGAGGCCCGCGATTCCAAAGTTACTCACGGAAGAGAGAGGGTCTGATAAAAGTGGATGGATCCAGCCAGAGAAGTCGAACTATGGAATGAGGAAGTTGAAATACATGCAGTAGAATGTACAAAAGGGAagcccaaatctaaaaactggaaaaacagagggataaaagagcGATCTTTGCAAGGGGAAGTGGTCATTGATTCCAGATCGAGAAAACATGAACCACAATCatcctgctccaggagtaaagtaAAACCTTATAtacgaaaataaaaaccactttcacagaggaaactgaggaccagttcaatcatccatgaattgtctgctaatattaaaattaaggaatgGCTAGCAGCTCTGGTgtaaacacactacatgatcccggcagtaaatggtgttctaagccagtaggagacATAAAATCATGTCCTGTCTTAGCTATTGTCTTAGAACCATCAATGtagaagatggtagcaccctggagCTCCGCAAGGATGGAATGTAATAGAGGCCAGAAGACCATAGGGGCAACAGTGACCTTTGGACCCTAGAATAGGTCAGTCCTAATctatggtctaggcaccatccaagaaGGATTGTGGGAGGAAATACGAGGGGCGCATTCCAGTGAGTGTAGATGGAGATCCTGACAGGGAAGTGAGATGCATTCAAACCAGCAGTCCCATCCCTGGACAGTTATCAGGGGGGAGACATCCCTCGTCTTCGAAGAGGACAGGGTACACGGGATGGCCAGGAAGTTGGCTCTGTCATATTTGTGGAAGGGGAATTCCCATttctgtgaggagactgtcaaAGGACTTGTGTGAAAGGCATCAATAGCCAGACGCACCCACAGtggtgaacagggtcaagtattttcagagtggaaggagctgctgagccattaACCTATCATAATGTAGTCTGGGCAAGACCAGAGCACAGTAGAGACTGAGCATAGCATCACGGTCTGCACCACAAGATGTATGGGAGCTGCACCAAATAAAAAATCGTTGACATACAATGCCAGGGTAACCAGAGGaccaacagaggttacaagccaATTTATGGCTATGAGGAAGTGTGTGACACTtgacacagaaccctgtgggataccattctcatGAATCCAAGGGATGCTGAGTGACGTGCCAACTCGAACCTGGAAGAGCCAGTGGGATAAAAACTCGCAGATAAAAATTAGGAGGGGGCCACGAAAgctccagtcatggagggtaactaaaatgtgatgacgCAAAGCCGTGTCATATGCCTTacgtaggtcaaagaagactgcgaCAAGGTGCTGGCAGCTAGTAAAAGCCTGTTGGATTGCTGTTTCCAATATGACTAATTGGTCAGTTGGAGATTGTCCTTCCTGGAAGCCACATTGATATGGGGACAAAAGGCCCTGAGATTTGAGTACCCGACGTAAtcggaagctaaccatcctctcaagcagtttacGAAGTATATATATCAGGCTAATCAGGCAGTAGCTGTCGAAAGATGTTGGGTTcttcctgggcttaaggacagggatgactatactgtcttgccattgcACCGGGAAAATGTCCGTgagccaaatgcagttgaagaccctgagtagatgttgcctctgggtaacGTCCAAGCGTTGGATCATATGGTTGAGGATGGAATCCAGGCCTGGTGCTGTatcatgtgaagaggtaagagcctgcaaggtTTCCtgttcagtgaagggttcattatacagggtgaaactctgggaggttgtaggggacattaaaacaaatatttttccctaatgtcattttttcctacaagGATTGTTTAAACCGAtggaggctgtattacgctcttcagttgtcagagatcgtattacgatcttcagttgttagagggcgtattatgctcttcagttgttggcaactgctgtccaccagtgtagtagtgcattgtctctgtttactaatggagcggtaCACATGGAGTGTGTagactgatatggttggtgcgtactacgtagcgcaccacaatggacgagctgcacagcgggtttatcatcaataatatcctaatcgccgcattccgcatcatacgacctttgctgctgtgtaccaacgtctgcgtgagaccggttcatttagcagattacctggacagggacgccgtcgtacggtaagaacgctgcaatttgaggaagctgtcttgcagcatgtggagtaggatccttcaatcagcactcgtacaattgcacgtaacatgggaacgaatgagacgaatgtaagaacagtcctttgagagcaattgttacgtccatttcacttacagcgtgtccacaacctggaaccagttgattagccacccagagcacagttttcgcagtggtacctggaacagtgtgaaatgcatcctacatttccatcctctgtgttgtttaccgatgaaacaatgttcgggcatgatggagtcgtcaacatgcacaattcgcatgtttggagtgaggataacccatatgccacagttactagcgctcatcaagtgcggttcttccttaatgtgtgggtcggtgttggttggttggtttgtgggattaaagggaccagactctACGGTCATAGgtcgggtcggtgttgttgggactgtttaattgggccgtatctgctacctaggccataaaatgggcaggcactattacaattttctcaccagagcattgccagaattgctggaagacatcccgctccctacaagagcccgcagctcgtggtcgtgcggtagcgttctcgcttcccacgcctgggttcccggggttcgattcccggcggggtcagggattttctctgcctcgtgatggctgggtgttgtgtgatgtccttaggttagttaggtttaagtagttctaagttctaggggactgatgaccatagatgttaagtcccatagtgttcagagccattggaaccatcccTACAAGATaaagcatgtggttccaacatgacggggcgccggcacatttcagtcgtcgtgttttaacattttttaaatgttcggataata
Encoded proteins:
- the LOC124596215 gene encoding uncharacterized protein LOC124596215, which codes for MFEPRATCECSEAQMELIQALERRDLSAFRELLARPDVDPDHWYGRPYKGTCLMIACSEPGAEPFVVELIKAGASRHCYPRHSTASAPRPSTLSLHSHNGNYSHTERGFVSPDSPHRAFPYDTEHVFHQRLRNLSSEIDNVRYQNEKILQEQENLGSRQNLLRESVEKAITNTKEELQKNETHFDVFQQKLNEFADLLSKLEETEHQNNMLLNQILETLKKNIPE